GCTAGTTTTTCAGGTTCTGCGCTGGTGTATTCGATAAACTCAAAACCCGATGTGCCCATTGGGTTTTCCCAGGGGGTAAATGTCTCCATGATGCGTCCTTTACTGTTATTAGGTGCTTATATATAAGGGTGGGTCGCTTTTGGCCTGATAGGCTATGATTAATTGCGAGCTTTATACCTATTTTACGTATAAAGCGTGGGTGTACGATTGCGTTATAGTGGGCGAGCTGAGGAGGGTTTGGCATAATCTGCTAATATCTAGCAAAAAAAAGGGGTCTTATGTCTGAAATTGATTTAGATCGTATCGATCAGCAGATTTTGCATGAGCTGCAGCGAAATGGTCGGCTTAGCAATCAGGAGCTAGCTGATCTTGTCTCTTTATCTCCTAGCCCTTGTTTAAGACGAGTTCGACGTTTAGAAGAGCAGGGATATATCCGAAAATACGTAGCGGTTGTGGATGCTGATAAGGTAGGCCTAGGCTTAATTGCTTATGTCACAATACGCTTAGATAAAAGCCATCGATTAAAAACAGTTCCACTGTCTGACTTTGCTCGGGATGTCCAGCTTTGGCCAGAGGTGGTAGAGTGCTTTGCGATGTCAGGTGACATGGATTATTTACTTAGGGTGCAAGTAAAGGATTTACAGGCGTTCTCCCGTTTTGCTATGGATAAGTTAATGCAGCATCCTAGCGTTGTTGATATGAAGTCCAGCTTTGCTATGCAAAATATAAAAGAAAGGGTCGGGCTAAGCATCTAGCAACAGCCCCTTATACATCCCCTCTATATATAGAGGGTAATGTACAAAAAAGGAGTAATTCGTTTTGTTAGTTAAAAAGCTTGCAATCTGAAAAATGGGGTGCTATAGTTACTCCTCTTTCGCAGCGCATCATAGGGTTTTTACCTAGGGCAAAGCAAAAAGAAAAAGATAAATAAATAGCTTGTTTAATTTTATTACTTCAGTTACTATTTATCTCTTGTTCGAAAGCAAGGTTTCAAACCTAAAGGTTAAAACGAATTGTTTGCAAATTATTTCATTTGCCTTATAATTTAATCTTTATGTTTGGATAGTAGTTAAAAGCCAGTCAACAAAATGTTTAAAACAAATTGCTTGACAACTTCTCAGAAGTGCTTCATAATTACTTTCTTTGCTAATCAACGCAACGCAGTTTACTGCAATGTGATGATCGCAGTATAGATCTAAATCATGACCGATTTATGTCTATCGCTCTTTAACAATTTAACAGCCGATAAGTGTGGGCGCTTGGAATGAGTGAGCAAACTTTCCTCTCACGAGGAAAACGCCACAAAGTTAAAATCAAGTGCTCGCATAAAGAAATATAGGTAGTTTGCCTTGTGCAAATAACTGGATATTTCTTTGAGTACACTCCGCTTTGTTCTTTATTGAACGAAGCAAAAAAAACAGAGATTAAACTGAAGAGTTTGATCCTGGCTCAGATTGAACGCTAGCGGGATGCTTTACACATGCAAGTCGAACGGCAGCGCGAAGAAAGCTTGCTTTCTTTGGCGGCGAGTGGCGGACGGGTGAGTAACGCATCGGAATGTGCCCAGTAGCGGGGGATAACTACTCGAAAGAGTGGCTAATACCGCATATTCTCTACGGAGGAAAGAGGGGGACCTTAGGGCCTCTCACTACTGGAGCAGCCGATGTCAGATTAGCTAGTTGGTGGGGTAAAGGCCTACCAAGGCAACGATCTGTAGCTGGTTTGAGAGGACGACCAGCCACACTGGGACTGAGACACGGCCCAGACTCCTACGGGAGGCAGCAGTGGGGAATTTTGGACAATGGGGGGAACCCTGATCCAGCCATCCCGCGTGTATGATGAAGGCCTTCGGGTTGTAAAGTACTTTTGACAGGGAAGAAACGACACCACCTAATACGTGATGTTAATGACGGTACCTGTAGAATAAGCACCGGCTAACTACGTGCCAGCAGCCGCGGTAATACGTAGGGTGCAAGCGTTAATCGGAATTACTGGGCGTAAAGGGTACGCAGGCGGCTAGGAAAGAAGGATGTGAAATCCCAGGGCTCAACCTTGGAACTGCATTCTTAACTGCCTAGCTAGAGTATGTCAGAGGGGGGTAGAATTCCACGTGTAGCAGTGAAATGCGTAGATATGTGGAGGAATACCGATGGCGAAGGCAGCCCCCTGGGATAATACTGACGCTCAGGTACGAAAGCGTGGGGAGCAAACAGGATTAGATACCCTGGTAGTCCACGCCCTAAACGATGTCAACTAGCTGTTGGGGCCAATAGGCCTTAGTAGCGCAGCTAACGCGTGAAGTTGACCGCCTGGGGAGTACGGTCGCAAGATTAAAACTCAAAGGAATTGACGGGGACCCGCACAAGCGGTGGATGATGTGGATTAATTCGATGCAACGCGAAAAACCTTACCTACGCTTGACATGTCTGGAATCCTGAAGAGATTTAGGAGTGCCCGCAAGGGAACCGGAACACAGGTGCTGCATGGCTGTCGTCAGCTCGTGTCGTGAGATGTTGGGTTAAGTCCCGCAACGAGCGCAACCCTTGTCACTAGTTGCTACGCAAGAGCACTCTAGTGAGACTGCCGGTGACAAACCGGAGGAAGGTGGGGATGACGTCAAGTCCTCATGGCCCTTATGCGTAGGGCTTCACACGTCATACAATGGTCGGGACAGAGGGTCGCCAACCCGCGAGGGGGAGCTAATCCCAGAAACCCGATCGTAGTCCGGATTGGAGTCTGCAACTCGACTCCATGAAGTCGGAATCGCTAGTAATCGCGGATCAGAATGCCGCGGTGAATACGTTCCCGGGTCTTGTACACACCGCCCGTCACACCATGGAAGTGGGTTTCACCAGAAGTAGGTAGCTTAACCGCAAGGAGGGCGCTTACCACGGTGGGATTCATGACTGGGGTGAAGTCGTAACAAGGTAGCCGTAGCGGAAGCTGCGGCTGGATCACCTCCTTTCAGAGCGATGCTCACAAAGCGAAAGCGTCCACACTTATTGGCTGTTTGATGAATTTCATTACTGATGAGTTTAACGGTAAGCATAGTTCGGGTTTGACTCGATTAACTGTTCTTATCGTTGAGCTTTGCTCAATGAAATTCTGTTCTTTAACAATCTGGAAAAAGCACAACGAAAGTGTATTCATGCTGATTGATCTTCGGATCGATCACGGAATAGACGGGTTGTGATTGCAAAATCAACAATTTTGTTCAAATAGTTCTCAAAAATATGAACTGATAATCGTCACGTTTTTAATGTGGTGGGTATCAGGTCAAGCAAATTGAGTGATGAACGGCACAACAACGCGAACTCAAAATTCTATAGCCTAAAACGTTATAGGATCAAGCGAATAAGTGCATATGGTGGATGCCTTGGCGATTACAGGCGATGAAGGACGTGGTAGTCTGCGAAAAGCTACGGGGAGCTGACAAACAAGTTTTGATCCGTAGATGTCCGAATGGGGAAACCCACTGTGCTTGCACAGTATCCTACACTGAATACATAGGTGTAGCGAAGCGAACCGAGTGAACTGAACCATCTAAGTAACTCGAGGAAAAGAAATCAACCGAGATTCCGGAAGTAGTGGCGAGCGAAACCGGAGCAGCCTGGACGAGATAGTCGATATGATAGTTGAAGCCTCTGGAAAGAGGCGCCGTAGTGGGTGATAGTCCCGTAAGCGAAATCATATCGGTGGTACTAAGCGTCGAATAAGTAGGGCGGGACACG
This Paenalcaligenes faecalis DNA region includes the following protein-coding sequences:
- a CDS encoding Lrp/AsnC family transcriptional regulator, with the translated sequence MSEIDLDRIDQQILHELQRNGRLSNQELADLVSLSPSPCLRRVRRLEEQGYIRKYVAVVDADKVGLGLIAYVTIRLDKSHRLKTVPLSDFARDVQLWPEVVECFAMSGDMDYLLRVQVKDLQAFSRFAMDKLMQHPSVVDMKSSFAMQNIKERVGLSI